In Paenibacillus hexagrammi, the following are encoded in one genomic region:
- a CDS encoding SF0329 family protein, with protein sequence MAWSKLKQQLESFLSPALYGRVEYLSTSYRYLPDKAGLCYMAVDKKNVLNMSDTLIKWYQTELEIKNDADIQIPISNEEIEAVRKNTNGGIPEHRLQVIARSRKISEYAKELISAQSSLSKSNFIVTANKFLSISIEESLESNDILLNILALVDRRVGKKRILGIAEKMKLKHPIVQYFFELRLHTLSK encoded by the coding sequence ATGGCCTGGAGCAAGTTGAAACAACAACTGGAGAGTTTTCTCAGTCCTGCGCTATATGGGAGGGTCGAATACCTTTCAACCAGCTATCGCTATCTACCGGATAAAGCAGGACTTTGTTATATGGCAGTAGATAAAAAGAACGTGCTCAATATGAGTGATACCTTGATCAAATGGTATCAGACAGAGCTAGAGATTAAGAATGATGCAGATATTCAAATCCCTATTAGTAATGAAGAAATCGAGGCGGTCAGAAAAAATACCAATGGGGGGATTCCGGAGCATCGTTTACAAGTAATAGCTAGAAGTAGGAAAATATCGGAATATGCGAAGGAGCTTATATCAGCGCAGTCATCATTAAGTAAATCGAATTTTATCGTTACAGCTAATAAGTTTTTATCCATCTCTATAGAGGAAAGCTTAGAGAGTAATGATATCTTATTGAATATTCTAGCTTTGGTTGACAGACGAGTTGGAAAAAAACGGATTTTGGGCATAGCCGAAAAGATGAAGCTCAAACATCCAATTGTACAGTATTTTTTTGAGCTGCGACTTCATACATTATCAAAATAA
- a CDS encoding VOC family protein yields the protein MALTSGFTSFNLPVKNVEQSKAFFTGLGFELNPQFPDNENSVAIVIGDNLQVMLINQAFFNTLTEKETVDTSKYAQMTIALSFESREKVDEIVNTAVSLGGKLHADPEYHGFMYHWGFVDLDGHLWAINCMNMDAAQG from the coding sequence ATGGCATTAACGTCCGGATTCACTAGCTTCAACCTGCCTGTAAAAAACGTAGAACAATCGAAAGCGTTCTTCACCGGACTCGGATTCGAGCTCAACCCGCAATTCCCCGATAACGAGAATTCGGTAGCCATCGTGATCGGTGACAACCTGCAGGTCATGCTGATCAATCAAGCATTCTTTAATACGCTCACGGAAAAGGAAACCGTCGATACGAGCAAGTATGCGCAGATGACGATCGCACTCTCCTTCGAGAGCCGGGAAAAAGTCGATGAAATCGTGAATACCGCGGTCTCCTTGGGCGGTAAATTGCACGCTGATCCTGAATATCATGGGTTCATGTATCATTGGGGCTTCGTGGACTTGGACGGCCATCTGTGGGCCATTAACTGCATGAACATGGATGCAGCACAAGGTTAA
- a CDS encoding EAL domain-containing protein, which yields MEFSTGAIIGMEALLRWSSPVFGKVPPGEFIPLAEETGMIIPLSEWVLLQACTDNKRLLDEGYPPLMVSINISFVHIAQSNFVETITKILERTSLPPHLLCLEITEHAAIQKMEQTSAHMKQLMNLGVRIALDDFGVGNSSLSIIKSLPLNIIKIDRMFVKDIQHNEISSAIFHSILSLIEDLKLVSCVEGIELQEQYELAMQHHCEMAQGFHICRPILLSDLRSFLKKES from the coding sequence GTGGAGTTTTCTACAGGAGCCATCATCGGGATGGAGGCGCTGCTGCGTTGGTCTTCGCCGGTATTCGGCAAAGTGCCGCCCGGAGAATTCATACCGCTTGCCGAAGAAACGGGGATGATCATCCCGCTCAGCGAATGGGTTCTCCTGCAAGCCTGCACGGACAACAAGCGGCTGCTTGACGAAGGATACCCGCCGCTTATGGTATCCATCAACATCTCCTTTGTGCATATTGCGCAGAGCAATTTTGTCGAGACGATTACAAAGATACTGGAGCGGACGAGCCTGCCCCCTCATTTGCTTTGCCTTGAAATCACCGAACATGCGGCCATTCAAAAAATGGAGCAAACCTCCGCGCACATGAAACAATTAATGAATCTCGGCGTACGCATTGCCTTGGATGACTTCGGCGTTGGCAACTCGTCGCTGTCGATTATTAAATCCTTACCGCTCAACATTATCAAAATCGACCGGATGTTCGTCAAAGATATCCAGCACAACGAAATCAGCAGCGCTATTTTTCATTCCATTCTCAGCCTTATTGAAGACTTGAAGCTAGTGAGCTGCGTCGAAGGGATCGAACTCCAGGAACAATATGAGCTAGCCATGCAGCATCATTGTGAAATGGCGCAGGGTTTCCACATTTGCCGGCCGATTCTGCTGTCCGATTTGCGCTCCTTTTTAAAGAAGGAGTCCTGA
- a CDS encoding diguanylate cyclase domain-containing protein has protein sequence MSKKTIGVLTALTDGFYFNGMLQGIHKAALEHNVNVVNIQTYDSAHVNQYRGYLGCEYVDGWIVLLNAITDPEHIARLEASGKPVVCTPDSSGFAECTTFIIDNEQGGYEAARHMIEHGHRRIAFVQCSNNPEIMLRFQGYLRALQEFGIPFDEGLIYDVPNLWEKYGKEVAEQMKQRGFDFTSVVISADLTAVGIMESFQSFGVRVPEDIAVFSFDNTEYARRLHLSSVAQPLFERGRDMCEYLLRRFEGMPSTGPVIVNKMQPVFRQSCGCSVPSEPENMDTLYSDGLEMIEFLSNAIQRNHHIGGNLIRSNPEEIRDMTWLSYTPYTWGCLALWNTDQSDVKTLRIDNIFSRKQECIVEVGEIFAEEAFPPAWLGQIVEANESLTVHTLKTEKRDFGFIVLIGNIFDKSHTSSLGPLIHSVRHTLDLLAHALERETLYEEARQREHRLEIVSSATNDGIFDWDLDTNLIEWNRKINHILDHEGLMMQASEFIQRIHPDDWPGLRDAMMDHYRHGTHFQREFRMLKNQKDLIWISAAGEAVRDQKGQPIRMIGSIVDITVRKKAEEDIYFIAYHDALTGLSNRRYIYNRITEELAQEENPLAVIMLDLDRFKVVNDSLGHLVGDQLLCQIARLLERSVGPLDIVGRLGGDEFIIICTKLQSYQYAETVAQSILRALNAPLNIDGHLVYATPSIGICFCPEHGSDRESLIQYADIAMYQAKENGKNRYHVYSQEMNEDSLQKLTMEGCLRGALKQANSNCTISRKWSFLQEPSSGWRRCCVGLRRYSAKCRPENSYRLPKKRG, from the coding sequence ATGAGCAAAAAAACAATCGGCGTACTCACCGCGCTAACGGACGGCTTCTATTTCAACGGTATGCTGCAAGGTATTCATAAAGCAGCCCTAGAACATAATGTGAACGTCGTCAATATTCAGACGTACGACTCCGCCCATGTCAATCAATACCGCGGGTATTTGGGCTGCGAGTATGTCGACGGCTGGATCGTTTTATTGAATGCAATTACAGATCCTGAACATATTGCACGTCTGGAAGCTAGCGGAAAACCTGTCGTCTGCACGCCGGATTCGTCCGGTTTTGCCGAGTGTACGACATTTATCATCGATAACGAACAGGGGGGTTACGAGGCGGCCAGGCATATGATTGAGCACGGACATCGGAGGATCGCGTTCGTTCAATGTTCGAATAATCCGGAGATCATGCTGCGGTTCCAGGGATATTTGCGTGCGCTTCAGGAATTCGGTATCCCGTTTGACGAAGGTCTCATCTACGATGTGCCCAACCTGTGGGAGAAGTATGGCAAGGAAGTTGCGGAGCAAATGAAACAGCGGGGATTCGATTTTACTTCCGTTGTCATCAGCGCAGATTTAACTGCTGTAGGGATTATGGAATCTTTTCAATCGTTCGGCGTTCGGGTGCCTGAAGATATTGCGGTTTTCAGTTTTGACAATACCGAATATGCTCGACGGCTGCACTTGTCTTCCGTTGCGCAGCCTTTGTTCGAACGGGGCCGGGACATGTGCGAGTATCTGCTCCGCCGATTTGAAGGAATGCCTTCGACTGGCCCGGTCATTGTGAATAAGATGCAGCCGGTATTCCGGCAGTCCTGCGGATGCAGCGTCCCTTCCGAACCCGAGAATATGGACACTTTGTACAGCGATGGGCTGGAGATGATCGAATTTTTGTCCAACGCCATACAAAGGAACCATCATATCGGCGGAAACCTGATCCGATCCAACCCGGAAGAAATCAGGGATATGACCTGGCTCTCTTATACCCCTTATACTTGGGGGTGCCTGGCTTTATGGAATACGGATCAAAGTGATGTCAAAACATTGAGGATCGACAACATATTCAGCCGAAAGCAAGAATGCATCGTGGAAGTCGGCGAAATATTCGCCGAAGAGGCTTTTCCTCCAGCCTGGCTGGGGCAAATCGTTGAAGCCAATGAAAGCCTGACCGTTCATACCCTGAAAACGGAAAAACGGGATTTCGGCTTTATCGTGCTGATCGGAAATATTTTTGACAAGAGTCATACAAGCAGCCTGGGGCCGCTGATTCACTCCGTCAGACATACGCTGGACCTTCTTGCCCATGCACTGGAACGCGAGACTCTCTATGAAGAGGCGCGGCAAAGGGAGCACAGACTCGAAATCGTCTCTTCCGCCACGAATGACGGCATTTTTGACTGGGACCTTGACACGAATCTGATCGAGTGGAACCGAAAAATTAACCATATCCTGGACCATGAAGGCCTCATGATGCAGGCAAGCGAGTTCATACAGCGTATTCACCCCGATGACTGGCCGGGATTACGGGATGCGATGATGGATCATTATCGGCATGGCACGCATTTTCAACGGGAATTCCGGATGCTTAAAAATCAAAAAGACCTGATCTGGATCAGTGCGGCAGGCGAGGCGGTACGGGATCAGAAAGGTCAGCCGATCCGCATGATCGGATCGATCGTCGATATTACGGTGCGTAAGAAGGCTGAAGAAGATATTTATTTTATCGCCTATCACGATGCGCTCACGGGCCTTTCAAACCGCAGGTACATCTACAACCGAATTACCGAGGAGCTTGCCCAAGAGGAGAATCCTCTCGCCGTGATCATGCTGGATCTTGACCGGTTCAAAGTTGTCAACGACAGCTTGGGTCACTTGGTCGGAGATCAGCTATTATGCCAAATCGCCAGGCTGCTGGAGCGCTCCGTCGGCCCTCTTGATATCGTCGGCCGCTTGGGCGGTGACGAGTTCATTATCATATGCACGAAGCTGCAGTCGTATCAGTATGCCGAAACTGTGGCCCAATCCATTCTGCGGGCGCTTAATGCGCCGCTCAATATTGATGGGCACCTCGTTTACGCTACACCCAGCATCGGCATCTGTTTCTGTCCCGAGCACGGCTCAGACCGGGAATCGCTGATTCAGTACGCCGACATTGCGATGTATCAAGCCAAAGAAAACGGTAAAAACCGTTACCACGTCTACAGCCAGGAAATGAACGAGGATTCGCTGCAAAAACTGACGATGGAGGGCTGCTTGCGAGGAGCTTTGAAGCAGGCGAATTCGAACTGCACTATCAGCCGCAAGTGGAGTTTTCTACAGGAGCCATCATCGGGATGGAGGCGCTGCTGCGTTGGTCTTCGCCGGTATTCGGCAAAGTGCCGCCCGGAGAATTCATACCGCTTGCCGAAGAAACGGGGATGA
- a CDS encoding discoidin domain-containing protein yields MRSGCAPEPEEALRIPRKEERFSRYVICIKLLLNVFITNIQLGGYVILYSPFNRPRKPKSLLVALMVVLLLAQLGVVVPAALAATNLAAGKPVAATGYNDVYVPVNVNDGNQATYWESSNNAFPQTIRVDLGSVYAINQAVLKLPADWGSRSQTLSVLGSLDDATYTTLSGSASYTFDPASSNIVTINLPTTSARYVKLTFTANSGWPAAQLSEFEVYGTSTDDTQAPTAPANLTYTTPASGQIKLTWNASTDNVGVTGYDIFAGGSLRASVAGNVLTYTDNQPVTATVSYYVVAKDAAGNVSTASNTVTRNGNTGGGTNLAAGKTVTASSNTQTYVAANSNDGNVASYWKRIGRLSGNTRSKLGCERFPFVS; encoded by the coding sequence ATGCGTTCAGGATGTGCGCCTGAGCCGGAGGAGGCGTTACGAATACCACGAAAGGAGGAAAGGTTCTCTCGATACGTTATCTGCATCAAGCTATTATTGAATGTTTTCATTACTAATATCCAATTAGGAGGTTATGTTATCTTGTACAGCCCGTTCAATAGACCTCGCAAGCCGAAGAGCTTGCTGGTCGCTCTTATGGTGGTATTGTTGCTTGCTCAACTTGGCGTTGTGGTGCCTGCCGCTCTCGCAGCCACGAACCTGGCGGCCGGCAAACCGGTGGCCGCAACCGGCTATAATGACGTCTATGTGCCGGTCAACGTCAACGACGGCAATCAAGCAACATATTGGGAAAGCTCGAACAATGCATTTCCCCAAACGATTCGCGTAGACTTAGGAAGCGTATATGCGATCAATCAGGCCGTGCTGAAGCTTCCTGCCGACTGGGGATCGCGCAGCCAGACGCTGTCCGTGCTGGGCAGCTTGGATGATGCGACCTATACGACTCTCTCAGGCTCGGCCAGCTATACGTTTGACCCCGCAAGCAGCAACATCGTTACGATCAATTTGCCGACGACTTCCGCCCGGTATGTCAAATTGACGTTTACCGCCAACAGCGGCTGGCCTGCTGCGCAGCTGTCCGAATTCGAAGTGTACGGCACGTCGACGGACGACACGCAAGCGCCGACGGCACCGGCCAATCTGACTTATACGACGCCGGCTTCCGGCCAAATCAAACTGACGTGGAACGCTTCGACGGATAACGTCGGCGTCACCGGCTACGACATCTTTGCGGGCGGCAGCCTTCGCGCCAGCGTTGCCGGCAACGTGCTGACCTATACCGATAACCAGCCGGTTACGGCGACTGTCAGCTATTACGTCGTCGCCAAGGATGCGGCAGGCAACGTGTCTACCGCCAGCAATACGGTTACGCGTAACGGAAACACCGGAGGCGGCACTAACCTCGCTGCTGGCAAAACGGTCACCGCGTCTTCCAACACGCAAACCTACGTCGCGGCGAACTCTAACGACGGCAACGTAGCATCATACTGGAAGCGCATCGGGCGCTTATCCGGCAACACTCGCAGTAAGCTTGGGTGCGAACGCTTCCCTTTCGTCAGTTAA
- a CDS encoding CARDB domain-containing protein, with protein sequence MNLACTTPDSGQINLTWSASTDNVGVTGYDIYVGGSLHASVAGNVLTYTDNQPDTATVSYYVVAKDAAGNVSAASNTVTRIGSSGGGTNLAAGKTITASTSTQSYVATNANDGNLATYWESASGAYPATLAVSLGANASISSVNVKLNPDPAWATRTQTIEVLGKVQGGSSFTTLVPATVYPFDPSSGNTVTIPVSATASDVQLKFTSNSGAPGAQAVEVEVIGTPAPNPDLEITGLTWSPASPIETDSITLNAVVKNSGTASSAATTVNFYMGATKVGSASAPALAAGASATVSASIGAQTAGTYTPSAKVDEENAVIELDETNNSFTSSSSLIVNPVPSSDLVPVVSWTPNNPSAGNLVNFSVSIKNQGTITSASGAHNITLTLRNATTGDVVTTLTGSLGDAIAAGATTSPISMGTWTAANGSYTVTTSITIDSAEIPAKQSNNVQLQSFFVGRGANMPFTVIEAESSANATNGTKLSPNFNPGDFAGEASGRSAIYLDSAGKYVEFTLTSPANAFVLRSALAENTNGSVSIYANGVNKGKFNVTSKFSYLYATPSTLGRLGYDNSGTKAYWLYEDSQLMLDQVYPAGTKIKVQIDSGDVSWIYVDLLETENVTAAASNPDPSKYVEVSATKSIDQALAEFRQDTTKKGNLYPGRHVDAPRQNFHIRTRN encoded by the coding sequence GTGAATCTGGCTTGTACAACACCGGATTCTGGCCAAATTAATCTGACGTGGAGCGCTTCAACTGATAACGTCGGCGTCACCGGCTACGACATCTATGTAGGCGGCAGCCTTCATGCCAGCGTTGCCGGCAATGTACTTACTTACACCGATAACCAGCCGGATACGGCGACCGTCAGCTATTACGTTGTCGCCAAGGACGCTGCTGGCAATGTGTCTGCTGCCAGCAACACGGTAACTCGTATTGGCAGCAGCGGAGGCGGCACCAACCTCGCTGCTGGCAAGACGATCACCGCCTCGACCAGCACGCAATCGTATGTCGCAACCAATGCCAATGACGGCAATCTGGCTACATATTGGGAGAGCGCATCGGGCGCTTATCCGGCGACACTCGCAGTAAGTTTGGGCGCGAATGCTTCCATCTCGTCCGTTAACGTCAAGCTGAACCCGGACCCGGCGTGGGCGACACGTACCCAGACGATCGAAGTGCTCGGCAAAGTGCAAGGTGGCTCCTCTTTCACGACGCTCGTCCCCGCGACTGTCTATCCGTTCGATCCATCTTCTGGTAACACCGTCACAATTCCGGTGTCGGCGACAGCCAGCGACGTACAGTTAAAATTTACGTCGAATTCCGGTGCCCCTGGCGCGCAAGCAGTCGAGGTTGAAGTCATCGGCACGCCGGCTCCGAACCCGGACCTGGAGATCACCGGCCTAACCTGGTCGCCGGCTTCGCCGATCGAGACTGATTCGATTACGCTGAATGCCGTCGTAAAAAACAGCGGCACCGCCTCCTCTGCAGCGACTACCGTTAACTTCTACATGGGGGCGACGAAAGTCGGTTCCGCATCAGCACCCGCGCTGGCAGCAGGAGCATCGGCGACCGTATCGGCAAGCATAGGGGCACAAACGGCAGGCACCTATACACCGTCCGCAAAAGTTGACGAGGAGAATGCCGTCATCGAGCTGGATGAAACGAACAACAGCTTCACGAGCAGCTCCAGCCTGATAGTCAATCCGGTCCCGAGCTCCGATTTGGTTCCCGTCGTGAGCTGGACACCAAACAATCCTTCAGCTGGCAATCTCGTGAACTTCTCCGTTTCGATCAAGAACCAAGGTACGATAACTTCTGCAAGCGGAGCGCATAATATTACGCTTACGTTGAGGAACGCTACGACCGGCGATGTCGTAACTACGTTGACCGGCTCACTTGGCGACGCTATCGCCGCCGGCGCGACGACAAGTCCAATCAGCATGGGCACTTGGACGGCAGCAAACGGCAGCTATACAGTCACAACCTCGATAACGATCGATTCCGCGGAAATTCCGGCTAAGCAAAGCAATAACGTCCAATTGCAATCGTTTTTTGTCGGCCGTGGAGCGAACATGCCGTTTACGGTTATCGAAGCGGAATCTTCTGCCAATGCGACAAACGGCACGAAGCTTTCCCCGAACTTCAATCCGGGTGATTTCGCCGGCGAAGCTTCCGGACGTTCCGCCATATATCTGGATTCGGCAGGCAAATATGTTGAGTTTACGCTTACTTCCCCGGCAAACGCTTTCGTTCTTCGCAGCGCATTAGCGGAAAATACGAACGGCTCCGTAAGCATTTACGCTAACGGAGTAAACAAAGGCAAGTTCAACGTAACGTCCAAATTTTCGTATTTGTATGCGACGCCTAGCACGCTAGGCCGGCTTGGATACGACAATTCTGGTACGAAAGCTTACTGGCTCTATGAAGACTCGCAGTTGATGTTGGATCAAGTGTATCCTGCTGGAACAAAAATCAAAGTCCAAATCGACAGCGGAGATGTATCTTGGATCTATGTAGATTTGCTCGAAACGGAGAACGTTACTGCAGCAGCCTCCAATCCTGATCCGTCCAAATATGTGGAAGTTTCCGCGACGAAGTCAATCGATCAAGCTCTTGCAGAATTCAGACAAGACACGACCAAGAAAGGGAATCTTTATCCCGGCCGGCACGTGGACGCTCCCCGGCAAAATTTCCATATACGGACGCGCAACTGA
- a CDS encoding right-handed parallel beta-helix repeat-containing protein has translation MQNSDKTRPRKGIFIPAGTWTLPGKISIYGRATEIIGAGPWFTKLTAPQDQSNTDVGFRIDSTANGTTIRDLSAWGNYQYRVDGPGKFLDGDHMQNVTIQNVWAEHFICLYWGVGASNNTFRNNRIKNTFADGINMTNGSNNNIIDNNYARATGDDSFAEFSAVDAGGSYNVGNQFTNNTAVCVRRAAAFAAYGGSGNLFQNLYAADTLTYPGLTISSLSFGYNTLGFGDQDTVFDSITLDRTGGDFWTSVGADDKINDYQNFGAIWFFGGDKVFKNILVKNVDINNSVYFGLMFQSKSPENLPMQNVRIENVNINNPTRYGIKLVVSAEQGQGPVVGGASFTNVKINNPGVKAIYGEDKCPNFIVTRTSGNNW, from the coding sequence TTGCAGAATTCAGACAAGACACGACCAAGAAAGGGAATCTTTATCCCGGCCGGCACGTGGACGCTCCCCGGCAAAATTTCCATATACGGACGCGCAACTGAAATTATCGGTGCTGGACCATGGTTTACGAAGTTGACGGCTCCGCAAGACCAATCCAATACGGACGTAGGATTCAGAATTGATTCTACGGCGAACGGCACCACCATCCGCGACTTGTCTGCCTGGGGGAACTATCAGTACCGCGTTGATGGGCCCGGCAAGTTCCTCGACGGAGACCACATGCAAAACGTTACGATTCAAAACGTGTGGGCAGAGCACTTCATCTGCTTGTACTGGGGAGTTGGAGCTTCCAACAATACGTTCCGCAACAACCGCATCAAGAACACGTTCGCGGACGGAATCAACATGACTAATGGTTCCAATAACAACATCATTGACAATAACTACGCAAGGGCAACAGGTGACGATTCCTTCGCGGAGTTCAGTGCGGTTGATGCCGGCGGTTCCTACAACGTAGGAAACCAATTCACCAACAATACAGCCGTTTGCGTACGGCGAGCAGCTGCTTTTGCCGCATACGGAGGTTCCGGCAACCTCTTCCAGAACCTGTATGCAGCAGATACATTGACATATCCGGGCCTTACGATCAGCAGCTTGAGCTTCGGTTACAATACTTTGGGCTTTGGCGACCAAGATACGGTATTCGACAGCATAACGTTGGACCGAACGGGCGGCGATTTCTGGACCAGTGTCGGAGCCGACGACAAGATCAACGATTACCAGAACTTCGGAGCTATCTGGTTCTTCGGAGGCGACAAGGTATTTAAAAACATCTTGGTGAAAAACGTTGACATCAATAATTCGGTGTATTTTGGCCTAATGTTCCAGTCGAAGTCGCCTGAGAACCTCCCGATGCAGAATGTTCGAATCGAGAACGTCAACATCAACAACCCGACACGCTATGGCATCAAGCTTGTCGTCAGTGCGGAGCAAGGGCAAGGTCCAGTTGTGGGTGGGGCAAGTTTTACGAACGTGAAAATTAACAACCCGGGAGTTAAAGCCATCTACGGCGAAGACAAATGTCCGAACTTCATTGTAACAAGAACATCAGGGAATAACTGGTAA
- a CDS encoding Mu transposase domain-containing protein, whose protein sequence is MEATESLVSYDANRYSVPWRYVGQTVYQ, encoded by the coding sequence TTGGAGGCGACAGAATCACTCGTTTCATATGACGCTAATCGGTACTCGGTTCCCTGGCGCTATGTTGGACAAACCGTGTATCAGTAA
- the lspA gene encoding signal peptidase II: MIYYAIALFVLLIDQYSKWIIRNKLSLDESRPIIRDVLQITSIRNRGAAYGILEGQHWFFIAITVIIIGGILWYIRKVLREKKKILAIASCFILGGAIGNFTDRIFYGKVVDFIQFNFHFTIFGHLFYPLQIFNIADSAIFFGVVLIFTNASFDWIKEIKVKKAY; the protein is encoded by the coding sequence ATGATTTATTATGCGATCGCATTATTCGTCTTATTAATTGATCAATATTCCAAATGGATTATTAGGAATAAACTTAGTTTGGATGAATCCCGTCCTATAATTAGAGATGTCCTTCAAATCACTTCAATCCGTAACAGAGGAGCTGCTTATGGTATTCTAGAGGGGCAACATTGGTTTTTTATTGCAATTACGGTCATTATTATAGGTGGAATTTTGTGGTACATCCGCAAAGTGCTGAGAGAAAAAAAGAAAATCTTAGCAATTGCAAGCTGTTTTATTTTAGGTGGAGCGATCGGGAATTTTACGGATCGAATTTTTTACGGTAAAGTGGTAGATTTCATTCAATTTAATTTTCATTTTACAATTTTCGGACATTTGTTTTATCCGCTTCAGATTTTTAACATAGCAGATTCAGCTATTTTTTTTGGTGTTGTACTTATTTTTACCAATGCCTCTTTTGATTGGATAAAAGAGATAAAAGTTAAGAAAGCCTATTAA
- a CDS encoding cohesin domain-containing protein has product MQAVVSPANASSSFVWSVTDSAGAETDLASITADGKLTAKGKNGTVKVTAATNDGSGIKGEVTVIIRGQLASITGDPYGQSPSWSAGSEFDKAFDGDTNTYYDYANANGGYTGIDLGDGNAGAVKQIRFYPRSGYTGRMVGGQFQGSNTSPTDGFVTFYTVTEEPALQWNAVPVTDPTAYRYLRYLSPNGSYGSVAEIEFYSTPSATLTWSGPTSVTSNQSFEVTLSLNTVTNNVYAQDMTLNYDPQKVEFISAEAIKPGLSIIDKSAASGQVRFLTADLQPDQVGNDSLDLIKVHFKAKEVHESQTEMISLNDIIFANGNGVETSIGSPDPWNFAIEFVDTTGVPGDVNGDSTVHIGDLAIVASHYGLTSADPDWNEFKSGDMNHDGKIDIEDLTAIARLIIG; this is encoded by the coding sequence ATGCAGGCTGTCGTAAGCCCGGCAAACGCAAGCTCTTCCTTCGTATGGAGTGTGACTGACTCAGCAGGAGCTGAGACCGATCTTGCTTCGATAACAGCAGATGGGAAATTAACGGCCAAAGGCAAGAATGGCACCGTAAAAGTGACGGCAGCCACGAATGATGGGAGCGGGATCAAAGGAGAAGTGACTGTCATTATTCGTGGACAATTAGCTTCAATCACGGGTGATCCTTATGGTCAGAGTCCATCGTGGTCGGCAGGAAGCGAGTTTGATAAAGCATTTGATGGCGATACCAATACTTACTATGACTATGCGAATGCTAATGGCGGCTACACGGGTATAGATCTAGGCGATGGAAACGCGGGAGCTGTCAAGCAGATCCGGTTTTATCCTCGATCCGGGTATACCGGCCGAATGGTGGGCGGACAATTCCAAGGCTCCAATACATCACCTACAGATGGCTTCGTGACTTTCTATACGGTCACAGAGGAACCTGCACTGCAATGGAATGCCGTCCCTGTTACAGACCCAACGGCATATCGCTACTTGCGATATTTGTCTCCGAATGGGAGCTATGGCAGCGTGGCGGAGATTGAATTTTACAGCACTCCTTCGGCGACACTGACGTGGTCCGGACCAACTAGCGTGACTTCCAATCAAAGCTTTGAAGTGACGCTTAGTCTGAACACGGTGACGAACAATGTCTATGCGCAAGATATGACGCTGAATTATGATCCGCAGAAGGTTGAATTTATCTCCGCGGAAGCCATAAAGCCTGGGTTATCCATCATTGATAAGTCAGCGGCATCGGGGCAAGTTCGATTCCTTACCGCAGACCTTCAACCTGATCAAGTGGGTAACGACTCGTTAGATCTGATAAAAGTTCACTTTAAAGCTAAGGAAGTCCATGAGAGCCAGACAGAAATGATCTCTTTAAATGATATTATTTTTGCGAATGGGAACGGCGTCGAGACGTCAATCGGTAGTCCGGATCCATGGAACTTCGCCATCGAATTCGTGGATACGACAGGGGTACCCGGCGATGTGAATGGAGATAGCACAGTCCACATCGGGGATCTTGCCATCGTAGCGTCTCATTATGGTCTAACTTCTGCGGATCCGGACTGGAACGAGTTCAAGAGCGGGGATATGAATCATGATGGTAAGATTGATATTGAGGATTTAACCGCGATTGCCAGATTGATTATTGGATGA